The Phycisphaeraceae bacterium genomic sequence TCGTTGTACGGGATGCCGTAGCTTGGGTAGGGCTTCAGCCCCAGATAGCGGTTATCCGCATAAAGTGTCTCCATCTGCGCTCTCATCTGTTGAGCAGACAGGTGCATCACATCGAATGTTCCCAAGCCCCAGTAGAAATCAGGATAAGCATCAAGCGCTGTGGTGACGCACTGATTTCCCTCCTGAGCCTGGGCGCCGACGGTGCCGTTCCAGCTCATGATGCCCATGCGATTGATCCCCATCCGTCGCGCCAGATTACGAACTCCGCGGGGACCGCCATCCCACATCGTGTAAGCGGCACCCGCGCCTTGCAGACCTTCATCAAGCATATGAGCGTGCATATCAATCACGAGCGTTGACAGAGGCTTGCCCTGTCGAGCCTCGGCCATGATTTCATCCTCATTGTGATTGATGACCTCGCGTGGCGGCTTGAGACCTTTAAGCAGGCGCGTCAGGTTACCGCCGGCAATTTTTGCTTTGGCCGCCGGTGAAATATCAGCGTAATCCACGTACAGCCGATGTGCGCCAGCCGACATATACGTCGCGTTGCTGGCGTAGAGCAACTGGTTCTCGCAACCGCGTGCAACCAGCCATTCGGGGGCAAGATTCACCTGGAAGTGGTCGAGCGTGATATGGAAATTTTTGTAGTTAAGCAGGAGCGGCACCACCGAATGACACTGCGCCCACTTGGCGTGTCGTAATACAACGGGAAGCTCCGGATGTTCAATACAGACCTGCTCGAGTTTGTCCAGATCTGATTCGTTGGCGTCAAGGATCGTCATGACGCGATGTTTTTCAAGCGCATCAAGCAACGGCCGGCTGGTTCGGCTGATGATGCTCCAACCATTTGTGCCCGTGTTCAGCATCACCGCGCGGACGTTGCGGTCAGACATCTCTTTGAGCAGGTCCGCCGGTTCAGGCATTTCACCCGTCCAGTGCGGAAAGGCACACCAGATTGGAAAAAGAAAATCATGCCCTCGAATGCGGTCGAGTAGCCGTCGATTTTCCAACATTGCATCGTAATGCCATTGCGCACAATGAGTGACTAACGCACCGGAGATCGAACAGAACTTCAGTTCTTCCACAAGGTGCTCAAGCGTCCAGCGGATAGCAGAGTGCTGCCGAGGTTGAGGACCGAAACGGGTAAAGGCGTCGAAATAGACCGGTAACATAAAAATTTCTCAGGGG encodes the following:
- a CDS encoding amidohydrolase family protein, giving the protein MPEPADLLKEMSDRNVRAVMLNTGTNGWSIISRTSRPLLDALEKHRVMTILDANESDLDKLEQVCIEHPELPVVLRHAKWAQCHSVVPLLLNYKNFHITLDHFQVNLAPEWLVARGCENQLLYASNATYMSAGAHRLYVDYADISPAAKAKIAGGNLTRLLKGLKPPREVINHNEDEIMAEARQGKPLSTLVIDMHAHMLDEGLQGAGAAYTMWDGGPRGVRNLARRMGINRMGIMSWNGTVGAQAQEGNQCVTTALDAYPDFYWGLGTFDVMHLSAQQMRAQMETLYADNRYLGLKPYPSYGIPYNDPRYDVWWQFGNERHLYAGLHPVNWYSPGEFDGICPKWPNLTVVAFHSGGDYSIADTTIELARKYQNFMLEITLTPSWGGIIEYLAAGAGVDRVMYGSDLPMRDPRQQLGWVVYSRLNLEDKKKVLGGNAQRLLEKVQSHQA